The following proteins are co-located in the Cutaneotrichosporon cavernicola HIS019 DNA, chromosome: 3 genome:
- the MDM12 gene encoding uncharacterized protein (Protein present in Fab1, YOTB, Vac1, and EEA1): MSDPHHRLDTGVAASRGPSPVSNFSSAPPNPSSNLTTFPNPFQDEPETGLLPSLLSKVKSTFSSAPPKEAKEAAAPAQPPQSAAQQIAETTRKQHAAQAQAQAQAAATAQAQAAQAVATPSTMTSHTSAVSVPSVATRRGTSQLSIGPSDDTSPSSAVSPTAPSLIVAALPLPTRAQHSHQNSTASASNLSSAAASVTSSQPQPQPRRHLIPGEANWRPSAASAQVTVSPVTSVTTTAPRMSEEGMPPPRLMSVTPTMEITNAKGKPVPGSAMLGGGRLRRGSIGTIPDSPSSVSLSAMISGNAELSQNNGYSFVPGFQLPAEDTRSIRSLAIAKRPHSVSKIIRRMRGEGLSKHYWMADENCKECYDCKSVFTTWRRKHHCRICGQIFCGRCASNIIGARRFGQDGMVRVCNLCLKIMEDYDDDDDRRSINSTMSGLTGLPDRVISPEITYSQSPFAASQLFRSTNDSLSAIEESVHQPYRDDDSDCSDTDENTGSKWGLWPSIAAPFRRHPDDNSDDHGQESNTHSELASEVPSPRPGSAGGDNAKPDFPLDRRPRVGFPRTETIESEEGMPIVNAPLNLQGLRTRLSSAASLRAGANNGLSALLDTDRKDGLWRARSYSFVTPPEFLTGPSLAHFNTMLQQSIERHELPSPETWHRVLSKLLLRVSTNLRPVVRAGDSIDVRTYVKIKKVPGGKITDSEYVDGIVITKNVAHKGMSRRLVNPRIMVITFPLDYHRVETQFMSLDPILKQENDYLRLLTNRIIDLRPHIVLVERFVSRIALDFLYKANIVVARGVKFSAIHQVARCTHADIIGSMDKLALEPRLGRCADFKVQTFEHELIPGKRKTYMRFEGTHNGFGGTIILRGGTLSTLKRAKLIADFLALVAYHLKNETFLYGDEFQMLPPRPPMPEEYRDLLRLLADKRATPKAVYGRDASSPPTESPISPDSELTPRAERESSDPKEIERANALQVTREIAESLEPYLTTVLSASVAVRFPPPHTLAKMAALDRKLNFLRLKKDEREAAKILEEEKRPEPPKLELVKMEPIKIVVETEEEYARKEAEKKESEMKDTEKKEAEKKDTEKNEADKAIDTDKKDADQSSETKGADQAKSLSPEKEAETPKAPEKTPPKEEDSKESDKPEHPVAVKPETEIVDDAMSIKSAPLPKIDAGSATSSAANSAFTSPVAAPTATLPSSISLPVLSPPTPSPTPVPALTPLVLAPTPVPSTVVGGKGGDPYRILLNPEDFIDASTLAFVEYDHEEQYKLFKHYVRRNNGPLHPKNFQGIIYLQALYRQGQDKPCVEPARQQINFYQEDDQTLGQFLGSMVANAVHRCPNPACEILMLFHYDVLVHAERRLQIAMEHFSCPLPGHEEQILTWSYCRQCNRSWEPTVIREETWRMSWGAYLEHCFYPPETRTGFGCAHDAYREHIRYFAHHNMVVRIHNDEIELYEPVRPPIKVIWNVEDKVALKNAEYESALAKTAAFFDSVMHRLRSFTDDLVEPDKQARMRADRDALLTRAVADRDETVNSLKLTYKQTPPTDVLAINVVLQALQDRVIQWDLDFLDVEKLYMPSEKDLKRMTATHLKRLFATHDVFGSLDKNVAGIAVPEVDEHEKMTDPESSKPPSVAPTLELDSRAATPPLPESEASGPSPEKVDEKPEADNLGDKPTHANDKGEKPDDMVTSSVTTSSDTATPTQTMSRATAPSLLAPPMTPELETRNTPRGYETDSTISAAPRPISVAAQPYTPSADLASSGVDSDTHAFVSRLPVRRNRPTPSVADLVKRFQDTAPERSGASTPTLERPRSAAGVHRRVRHEPTDVSDSDAGRPHRPFLRRNRATEQTVMQRNSSRSNLFSDGDRSYAVNASRMVSKRQNTDPTSGIRGRLSQAPSPSRSRSRPVSPSARKDGRLAAPTNVPISKSVSMDGKPRLLGKGKTPRKPPLPVAPQASPGGNLMRGIPRRVMGAGSRVTSIARHFDKISRDAERDRAKRISLARGKRAGRVGVTKARVQVFNNVRDAFRDEFDSDSSAADNEEEADGSDVSVDSTGRAKPRRKQSSPAKPRPALLPPHVHVPPTPPPKKARRSDDDTEAEAEATTPKPAAPETRLSEVYAETDDAGGSKIASDRLHIELAPFDTSAPLPSVPPTPATGLITEDEAAKKGLSQMSQISESEMSSGGGERSSILKTLTGLWAIRAGDFTPLDYPLSAAEHIFVDSRVIVREHEPTSIIAFTLCSKQYREQIRSVAAASKARAARAERAQHSTLPSEPSMLEEVGNERPWDMVSVDELDEPSLAGTHLKYEFEAGSSTISCRIFFAEQFAALRLACQCEDGFIDSLARCAKFDASGGKSGSAFLKTKDNRFIVKEISRYEMDALTKFAPAYFEYTSTAFDRQRPTALAKTYGIFKIGYRNGVTGRSMHMNVLVQENLFYGRHFSKIYDLKGSTRNRLIKPTGRANEVLLDENLMEISHTSPLYLRDHAKLILRTALWNDTLFLSGLNVMDYSLVVGVDAENKELVVGVVDYIRTFTWDKKVESWVKDFGGGGRGEPTIVTPQQYRKRFRTAMERFYFPSVPDRWSQAMADEPLDEESATLLNM, encoded by the exons ATGTCCGACCcgcaccaccgcctcgacaCGGGCGTGGCGGCGTCACGCGGGCCGTCACCCGTGTCCAACTTCTCCAGTGCACCTCCCAACCCATCTTCCAACTTaaccaccttccccaacCCTTTCCAGGACGAGCCCGAGACTGGCCTCCTCCCATCGCTCCTATCCAAGGTCAAGAGCACCTTCTCGTCCGCGCCTCCAAAGGAAGCCAAGgaagccgccgcgccggctCAACCACCCCAGAGCGCGGCCCAGCAGATCGCCGAGACGACCCGCAAGCAGCAtgccgcgcaggcgcaggcgcaggcccAAGCCGCAGCGACGGCACAGGCACAGGCTGCCCAGGCAGTGGCAACGCCGTCGACAATGACATCGCACACTTCGGCCGTGTCCGTTCCGAGcgtcgcgacgcggcggggGACTAGCCAGCTCTCGATCGGGCCTTCTGACGACACATCGCCATCGTCTGCAGTCTCGCCCaccgcgccgtcgctcATTGTCGCAGCGCTTCCCCTTCCAACCCGCGCTCAGCACAGTCATCAGAACTCGACGGCGTCCGCCTCAAATCTGTCTAGTGCGGCCGCGAGTGTCACCAgctcccaaccccaaccacAACCGCGTCGCCACCTCATTCCCGGTGAGGCCAATTGGAGGCCCTCTGCAGCGAGCGCGCAGGTGACCGTCTCGCCGGTGACGAGCGTCACAACGACTGCGCCCCGCatgagcgaggagggcatgCCACCCCCGCGCCTCATGAGTGTGACCCCGACGATGGAGATCACCAACGCCAAAGGCAAGCCTGTGCCTGGCAGTGCGATGCTCGGTGGAGGAAGATTACGCCGCGGCTCGATTGGGACCATTCCAGACTCACCCAGCAGCGTCTCATTATCAGCCATGATCTCAGGCAACGCCGAGCTCAGCCAAAACAACGGTTACTCCTTTGTTCCAGGTTTCCAGCTGCCCGCGGAGGACACACGCAGCATTCGCTCCTTGGCGATAGCCAAGCGACCACACTCGGTATCCAAGATTATCCGCCGAATGCGGGGCGAAGGCTTAAGCAAGCACTACTGGATGGCTGACGAGAACTGTAAGGAATGCTACGACTGCAAATCG GTATTCACCACTTGGCGACGAAAACACCACTGTCGCATCTGCGGCCAGATCTTCTGCGGCCGATGCGCCTCCAACATCATCGGGGCGCGCCGCTTCGGCCAGGACGGCATGGTGCGCGTGTGCAACCTGTGTCTTAAGATCATGGAAGACtatgacgacgatgacgaccgGCGCAGCATCAACTCGACTATGTCGGGCCTCACAGGCCTGCCGGATCGCGTCATCTCGCCTGAGATCACGTACTCGCAGTCGCCCTTTGCCGCGAGCCAGCTCTTCCGCAGTACGAACGACTCGTTATCCGCGATCGAGGAGTCGGTCCACCAGCCGTACAGGGACGATGACTCGGACTGTTCGGATACAGACGAGAACACGGGCAGCAAGTGGGGCCTTTGGCCTTCTATCGCAGCGCCCTTCCGTCGGCACCCGGACGACAACTCAGACGACCATGGGCAGGAGAGCAACACTCACAGCGAGCTTGCTTCTGAGGTCCCATCACCGCGACCAGGCAGTGCAGGAGGCGACAATGCCAAGCCAGACTTCCCATTAGACAGGCGCCCGCGCGTTGGCTTTCCTCGCACCGAGACCATCGAGTCGGAAGAGGGAATGCCAATAGTCAATGCgccgctcaacctccaAGGATTGAGAACACGCCTCAGCTCAGCTGCGAGTTTGAGAGCCGGGGCCAATAACGGATTATCTGCACTGTTGGATACGGACCGCAAGGACGGATTGTGGAGAGCGCGTTCGTACTCGTTCGTCACGCCACCAGAATTCCTCACTGGCCCGTCGCTGGCGCACTTCAACACGATGCTGCAGCAATCCATCGAGCGCCATGAGCTGCCCAGCCCAGAAACTTGGCACCGCGTGCTGAGCAAGCTTCTGCTCCGCGTGTCGACCAACCTCCGCCCTGTTGTCCGTGCTGGGGATTCGATCGACGTTCGCACGTACGTCAAGATTAAGAAGGTGCCTGGCGGCAAAATCACAGACTCGGAGTACGTCGACGGTATCGTGATAACCAAGAACGTCGCACACAAGGGCATGTCGCGTCGGCTTGTCAACCCGCGCATCATGGTCATCACATTCCCCCTAGACTACCACCGTGTCGAGACGCAGTTCATGTCCCTTGATCCAATTCTCAAGCAGGAGAACGACTACCTGCGTCTGTTAACAAACCGCATCATCGACCTGCGCCCGCACATCGTTCTCGTGGAGCGCTTCGTCTCGCGCATCGCGCTCGATTTCCTGTACAAGGCCAACATCGTCGTTGCGCGGGGAGTTAAGTTCAGCGCCATTCACCAGGTCGCGCGGTGTACACACGCTGACATCATCGGCTCGATGGACAAGCTCGCTTTAGAACCACGACTAGGTCGCTGCGCCGACTTCAAGGTTCAGACGTTCGAACACGAGCTCATTCCTGGCAAGCGCAAGACGTACATGCGTTTCGAGGGAACACACAACGGCTTTGGCGGCACCATCATTTTGCGAGGCGGCACACTCTCCACCCTCAAGAGAGCCAAGCTTATCGCCGACTTCctggcgctcgtcgcgtaCCACCTCAAGAACGAGACGTTCCTCTACGGCGATGAGTTTCAGATGCTCCCTCCGCGCCCACCTATGCCAGAGGAGTACCGCGATCTCCTACGCCTTCTGGCGGATAAGCGCGCAACTCCAAAAGCGGTATACGGACGTGATGCGAGCTCCCCGCCCACAGAGTCGCCCATATCCCCCGATTCCGAACTCACGCCCCGTGCTGAGCGCGAGTCCTCGGATCCGAAAGAGATCGAGAGAGCAAACGCGCTGCAGGTCACGCGCGAGATCGCCGAGAGTCTCGAACCGTATCTCACGACCGTGCTGAGTGCTTCTGTGGCTGTGCGTTTCCCCCCTCCACATACCCTCGCCAAGATGGCCGCCTTGGACCGAAAGCTCAACTTCCTGAGGCtgaagaaggacgagcgGGAGGCTGCAAAGATCCTTGAAGAGGAGAAGCGGCCCGAGCCTCCCAAGCTGGAGCTTGTCAAGATGGAGCCGATCAAGATCGTcgtcgagaccgaggaggaatatgcgaggaaggaggccgagaagaaggagtCCGAGATGAAGGACActgagaagaaggaggccgagaagaaggacacCGAGAAGAACGAGGCAGACAAGGCCATCGACACCGACAAGAAGGATGCGGACCAGTCGTCGGAGACCAAGGGCGCAGACCAGGCCAAGAGTCTGAGCcccgagaaggaggctgagACACCGAAAGCCCCAGAAAAGACCCCGCCGAAGGAGGAAGACAGCAAGGAATCAGACAAGCCTGAGCATCCAGTTGCCGTCAAGCCTGAGACGGAGATTGTTGATGACGCGATGTCCATCAAGTCTGCACCGCTCCCAAAGATCGATGCTGGTTCAGCGACGTCGTCTGCCGCCAACTCGGCCTTCACATCACCCGTCGCCGCTCCAACAGCTACCCTCCCATCCTCTATATCTCTTCCAGTTTTAtcgccacccacacccTCACCCACACCTGTCCCTGCCCTAACACCACTGGTCTTGGCACCGACGCCTGTGCCATCAACCGTGGTAGGCGGTAAGGGGGGAGACCCTTACCGCATCTTGCTGAACCCGGAGGACTTCATCGACGCCAGCACGCTCGCGTTTGTCGAGTACGATCATGAGGAGCAATACAAGCTTTTCAAGCATTACGTGAGACGCAACAATGGTCCACTCCACCCCAAGAACTTCCAGGGTATCATCTATCTGCAAGCTCTCTACCGGCAGGGCCAGGACAAACCGTGCGTTGAGCCAGCCCGCCAGCAAATCAACTTCTACCAGGAGGACGACCAGACACTGGGCCAGTTCCTCGGCTCGATGGTCGCGAACGCAGTTCACCGCTGTCCCAATCCGGCCTGTGAGATTCTTATGCTCTTCCACTACGACGTTCTCGTCCATGCGGAGCGCCGTCTGCAGATCGCCATGGAACACTTCTCTTGCCCGTTACCTGGGCACGAGGAGCAGATTTTGACATGGAGTTACTGCCGACAGTGCAACCGCTCGTGGGAACCGACCGTCATCCGTGAGGAGACGTGGCGGATGAGCTGGGGCGCGTACCTCGAGCACTGCTTCTACCCCCCCGAAACGCGGACGGGATTCGGATGTGCGCATGACGCCTACCGCGAACATATCCGGTACTTTGCCCATCACAACATGGTTGTGCGGATCCACaacgacgagatcgagctgTACGAGCCCGTCAGACCGCCGATCAAGGTCATCTGGaacgtcgaggacaaggtaGCGCTCAAGAACGCCGAATACGAGAGCGCACTGGCGAAGACGGCCGCGTTCTTTGACTCTGTCATGCACCGTCTCCGTAGCTTCACggacgaccttgtcgaACCTGACAAGCAGGCGCGCATGCGCGCGGaccgcgacgcgctgctcACGCGTGCAGTTGCCGACCGCGACGAGACAGTCAACTCGCTCAAGCTTACATACAAGCAGACACCGCCAACCGATGTCCTCGCGATCAACGTTGTGCTGCAAGCTCTCCAAGACAGGGTCATCCAATGGGA TCTTGACTTCTTAGACGTCGAGAAGCTGTACATGCCTTCCGAGAAGGACCTGAAGAGAA TGACTGCGACCCATTTGAAGCGTCTATTCGCTACCCACGATGTGTTCGGTTCGCTCGATAAGAACGTTGCTGGAATCGCCGTGCCTGAAGTCGACGAACATGAGAAGATGACGGACCCCGAGTCGTCAAAACCGCCCTCAGTAGCACCGACGCTTGAGCTTGATAGCAGAGCTGCGACTCCGCCGTTACCTGAGTCGGAAGCTAGCGGGCCCAGCCCTGAGAAGGTAGACGAAAAGCCAGAGGCCGACAACTTGGGAGACAAGCCGACCCACGCCAACGACAAGGGTGAGAAGCCTGACGACATGGTCACCAGTAGCGTaacgacgtcgagcgacACTGCGACGCCCACACAAACgatgtcgcgcgcgactgcgccgtcgctgctcgcgccgcccatgACGCCTGAGCTCGAGACTCGGAACACGCCTCGTGGCTACGAGACCGACTCGACGATATCCGCCGCACCGCGCCCAATTTCCGTTGCTGCACAACCTTACACACCGTCTGCCGACCTAGCGTCGAGCGGGGTTGACAGCGACACCCACGCGTTCGTCTCGCGGCTGCCTGTCCGTCGGAATCGTCCAACCCCAAGCGTGGCGgacctcgtcaagcgcTTCCAAGACACCGCTCCAGAACGCAGCGGGGCGTCAACGCCGACGCTCGAGAGGCCGCGCTCAGCTGCCGGCGTGCACCGTCGTGTGCGTCACGAGCCGACCGACGTCTCGGACAGTGATGCGGGGCGTCCGCACAGACCCTTCCTCCGACGCAACAGGGCGACTGAGCAGACGGTTATGCAGCGGAACTCCTCGAGATCCAACTTATTCTCGGATGGGGACCGCAGCTATGCCGTCAACGCAAGTCGGATGGTGTCGAAGCGGCAGAACACTGATCCCACCTCTGGGATTAGAGGACGGCTCTCGCAAGCTCCTTCACCTAGCCGCAGTCGCTCGCGGCCCGTATCTCCCTCCGCACGGAAAGACGGCCGCCTTGCCGCTCCTACGAACGTGCCGATATCCAAGAGCGTCAGCATGGACGGCAAGCCGCGTCTCTTGGGCAAGGGAAAGACCCCACGTAAGCCACCTCTGCCTGTTGCACCGCAGGCGTCGCCGGGCGGGAATCTCATGAGGGGCAttccgcgccgcgtcaTGGGTGCCGGTAGTCGTGTGACCTCCATCGCCAGGCACTTTGACAAGATCagccgcgacgccgagcgtgACAGAGCTAAGCGCATAAGCCTGGCACGCGGGAAGCGTGCTGGCCGCGTCGGTGTTACTAAGGCTCGCGTACAAGTGTTCAACAACGTCCGCGACGCGTTCAGGGACGAATTTGATTCTGACTCGTCCGCTGCcgacaacgaggaggaagccgaCGGGAGCGACGTGAGTGTCGACTCGACGGGCCGTGCGAAACCACGCCGCAAGCAGAGCTCGCCGGCCAAGCCGCGTCCGGCGTTACTGCCACCCCACGTACATGTCCCACCGacccctccacccaagAAGGCGCGTCGTAGCGATGACGATACCGAGGCCGAAGCCGAAGCAACCACACCCAAACCTGCAGCTCCCGAAACTAGACTGTCAGAGGTTTATGCGGAGACGGATGACGCCGGGGGCAGTAAGATCGCCAGTGACCGGCTGCACATCGAACTTGCCCCGTTCGACACGTCGGCTCCTCTCCCCAGCGTCCCCCCGACTCCTGCTACTGGCCTGATaaccgaggacgaggcagCCAAGAAGGGCTTGAGCCAGATGTCGCAGATCAGCGAAAGCGAGATGTCGtctggcggcggcgagcgttCGAGTATTCTCAAGACGTTAACCGGCTTGTGGGCAATCCGCGCGGGGGACTTCACACCGCTTGATTATCCCCTCAGCGCTGCGGAGCACATCTTCGTTGACTCGCGTGTGATTGTGCGTGAGCACGAGCCGACGTCCATCATCGCCTTCACGCTCTGCTCGAAGCAATACAGAGAGCAGATCAGgtcggtggcggcggcatcCAAGGCAcgtgcggcgcgcgcggagAGGGCACAGCACTCAACTCTTCCCTCGGAGCCGAGCATGTTGGAGGAAGTGGGAAACGAGCGGCCATGGGATATGGtcagcgtcgacgagctcgacgagccaTCATTAGCTGGCACGCATTTGAAATACGAGTTCGAGGCGGGTTCCTCGACCATTTCGTGCCGGATCTTCTTCGCCGAGCAGTTCGCTGCACTGCGCCTGGCATGTCAATGCGAGGACGGGTTCATCGACAGCCTGGCGCGCTGTGCCAAGTTTGATGCCAGTGGCGGCAAGTCGGGCAGCGCCTTCCTCAAGACCAAGGACAATCGGTTCATCGTCAAAGAAATTTCGCGATACGAGATGGACGCCCTAACCAAGTTCGCCCCGGCATACTTCGAGTACACGAGTACGGCGTTTGATCGGCAGCGACCCACTGCGCTCGCCAAGACATACGGCATCTTCAAGATCGGCTACCGCAATGGTGTGACTGGCCGGAGCATGCACATGAATGTGCTTGTGCAGGAGAACCTGTTCTACGGGCGCCACTTTAGCAAGATCTACGACCTCAAGGGCAGCACACGCAACCGCCTCATTAAGCCGACTGGCCGCGCAAACGAGGTGCTCCTTGACGAGAACCTCATGGAGATCTCGCACACTTCGCCGCTGTACCTGCGGGACcacgccaagctcatcctcCGCACTGCACTGTGGAACGACacgctcttcctctccgGCCTCAATGTCATGGACTACTCGCTCGTTGTCGGAGTAGACGCGGAGAacaaggagctcgtcgtcggcgtcgtcgactaCATCCGTACATTCACATG GGACAAGAAGGTCGAGTCGTGGGTCAAGGATTttggcggaggaggacgcggcgaGCCTACCATTGTCACACCGCAGCAATACAGAAAGCGCTTCCGGACCGCCATGGAGAGATTCTACTTCCCTTCAGTGCCGGACCGTTGGAGCCAGGccatggccgacgagccgctcgacgaggagagcgcgACTCTATTGAACATGTAA